The segment CGCATCTGCCACCCGCCAAGGGACGGATCCACGTCATGCGGGTGGTGCGCGAGATCTTGACCTGCCGCCCGACCGGCGTCGGCACCGACATCGCGGCGGCCCTGGACGTGGTCGGTCACAGCGCCTTGCGCCGGTCAGTGGTTTTCTTGCTGTCCGATCTTGAAATGCCCGACGACAAGGGCGCGGCGCTGGCCGCGCTGGAGCGGGCCGCCCGCCCGGTGGGCACCCGCCACGACGTGGTGGCGTTCGAGATCCGCGATCCCCACGAACGCGCCCTGCCCGCGCTCGGACTGGTGACGCTGGAAGATGCCGAGACCGGCGATGTCGTCATGCTGGACACCGGACGCAAGCAGGTGCGCGAACGGTTCACCGCCCTGGCCGCCAAACGCGACGCCGACACCCGGCGGACGTTGCGGCGCGTGCACATCGAGACCCTGCCGCTGGAAACCACCCGACCGTATCTGCCGGCGCTGCTCGGCTTCTTCGAATCGCGAAAAAGGAGGTTGGCGTGAGTCCTCGCGCGGCCATGGCCTTGATGCTCGCTTTCGGCGGCTGGCTGGGCAGCGCCGGCGTTCCCCTGGCACACGGCGGCCCGTCAGCCGCGCCGCCACCGCCGCCGGTGACGTCAATGAGAGTGCCCGGTGCTGGACCGACTCCCGCCATCGGCGCGGGCGAGGACATCCGCGACATTCACGGTCCGATCGCCGTCGTGGCGCGGCGACCGCTGGCGTGGTTGGTCGCTGGTGCCGGTGCGCTCTTGCTGGCGGCCGCCGGCCTGGCGGTGGCCCGGCGACGCCGGCGACCGTCGCTGCCGCCGCACGAACGGGCCTTGCGCGCGCTGGCCGCTCTGCAAGCGGCCGGGCACGGCGACGCCCGCGTCTTCTCCTTCGCGGTCTCCGAGATCGTGCGCGTCTACGTCGAGGAGGCGTTCACCGTGCGCGCCGCGCACCGCACCACCGAGGAGCTGCTCGCCGATCTGATGC is part of the Polyangia bacterium genome and harbors:
- a CDS encoding VWA domain-containing protein, with amino-acid sequence GSVATTKRELAAELACVLALSAVRNNDKVGLLMFSDRIEAHLPPAKGRIHVMRVVREILTCRPTGVGTDIAAALDVVGHSALRRSVVFLLSDLEMPDDKGAALAALERAARPVGTRHDVVAFEIRDPHERALPALGLVTLEDAETGDVVMLDTGRKQVRERFTALAAKRDADTRRTLRRVHIETLPLETTRPYLPALLGFFESRKRRLA
- a CDS encoding DUF4381 family protein, yielding MSPRAAMALMLAFGGWLGSAGVPLAHGGPSAAPPPPPVTSMRVPGAGPTPAIGAGEDIRDIHGPIAVVARRPLAWLVAGAGALLLAAAGLAVARRRRRPSLPPHERALRALAALQAAGHGDARVFSFAVSEIVRVYVEEAFTVRAAHRTTEELLADLMRDQSPIAVHRPAIAAFLHHCDLAKFAGWSLSPAEMAAMLASAETLVRATAPVTHRQRGRAVASRKEGLA